Proteins encoded within one genomic window of Coregonus clupeaformis isolate EN_2021a unplaced genomic scaffold, ASM2061545v1 scaf2027, whole genome shotgun sequence:
- the LOC121562780 gene encoding galactose-specific lectin nattectin-like, producing MIGVNAVTRRNTFLLRKDWHHHSDSEEHSSPPKGQHHHSSSEEHISPPKDQHHHSSSEEHISPPKGCHRRVCPHGWPSYKKHCYHYVPLVTTWPKAERKCLLLGGNLASVHSLPQYHFLQSVIKKSTKKAQRTWIGANDAIKEGLWLWIDGSRFNYQNWAPGQPSNSNHGVVKDNTNGREHCMEMNYGASHRQNDAPCWLKLPFLCSIKR from the exons ATGATCGGGGTAAACGCTGTGACTCGGAGGAACACGTTTCTCCTCCGAAAG GATTGGCATCATCATTCTGACTCGGAGGAACACAGCTCTCCTCCGAAAGGTCAGCATCATCATTCTTCCTCGGAGGAACACATTTCTCCTCCCAAGGATCAGCATCATCATTCTTCCTCGGAGGAACACATTTCTCCTCCGAAAG GGTGTCATCGCAGAGTCTGCCCACATGGCTGGCCCAGTTATAAGAAACACTGCTATCACTATGTCCCCCTCGTGACCACATGGCCAAAGGCAGAG aggaaATGTTTGCTCTTGGGAGGTAATCTGGCATCAGTGCACAGCCTTCCCCAGTATCATTTTCTTCAGTCTGTCATCAAGAAGAGTACCAAGAAAGCGCAGCGCACCTGGATTGGAGCCAATGATGCCATCAAG GAGGGTCTTTGGCTGTGGATTGACGGGTCCAGGTTTAACTACCAGAACTGGGCCCCGGGGCAACCCTCTAATTCCAACCATGGTGTTGTGAAGGACAACACGAACGGCCGGGAGCATTGCATGGAGATGAACTACGGAG CATCCCACCGCCAGAATGATGCCCCCTGCTGGTTGAAACTTCCCTTCCTGTGTTCCATAAAGCGGTGA